In Acidimicrobiia bacterium, one genomic interval encodes:
- a CDS encoding UPF0182 family protein, translated as GIFPAFYQRFAVQPNEFVREQEYIARNIEFTRYAYGLSGIELAQYEPSRDLNFTKVSQTRADSSVRLWDPTVGQDIYNQLQSFRGYYLFTDVDIDRYQLSGEKRAVLISTREIDVDRLPSQTWINRHLQFTHGYGVVISAADTAAPDGRPLFLSEDMPVKLTKELATDDSEVTLTVPQIYYGDKPPGYSYAIVKTTQREFDFPQSGDQEVTVAYQGNGGIPLRNLMTRAAFAMRFGDINLLLSRQLTPESRIIIRSHIRERISAAFPLLVFDADPYPVLVNGRVMWVQDAYTATDRFPYSQKLDAARVDRGPEIVTERLPRNSEFRVIPDTNYVRNSIKVVIDAYDGTITLYVVDPNDPIIRAYQKAFPSLFTPLSDAPAPLKEHFRYPEELFRIQSNMFRVYHVTDPRVFYNQEDKWQVPERSMRNVQSQQRLPLEPYYTILKDPRDNRDYFYIIQPFTPQGRPNLLGFIIA; from the coding sequence TGGGCATTTTCCCAGCTTTTTACCAGAGGTTCGCAGTTCAACCAAACGAGTTTGTACGAGAACAGGAATATATTGCTAGAAACATCGAGTTTACGCGGTACGCATATGGCCTGTCGGGCATTGAGCTCGCACAATATGAACCCAGTAGAGACCTTAATTTTACAAAGGTATCTCAGACGAGGGCTGATAGCTCTGTGAGACTATGGGATCCCACTGTGGGGCAAGATATTTATAACCAACTTCAGTCTTTCAGAGGTTATTACCTTTTCACGGATGTTGATATAGACCGATACCAGTTAAGCGGAGAAAAAAGGGCAGTTCTTATTTCGACCCGCGAAATAGATGTTGACCGTTTACCCTCACAAACATGGATTAACCGACATCTTCAGTTCACTCATGGATACGGAGTTGTTATATCAGCAGCAGATACGGCAGCCCCTGATGGTCGCCCTCTCTTTCTGTCCGAGGATATGCCAGTAAAGCTTACGAAAGAGTTAGCAACAGACGACTCGGAGGTAACTCTTACGGTTCCGCAGATTTACTATGGCGACAAGCCACCAGGTTATTCTTATGCGATAGTAAAGACTACCCAGCGAGAGTTTGATTTTCCCCAATCAGGAGATCAAGAAGTAACGGTCGCATATCAAGGAAATGGTGGAATCCCGCTACGCAATCTCATGACTAGAGCTGCATTTGCAATGCGATTCGGAGATATCAACCTTTTGCTTTCGCGACAGCTAACTCCTGAGTCGAGAATTATTATTCGCTCTCATATACGTGAGCGCATTTCCGCTGCTTTTCCCCTGTTAGTTTTCGATGCTGATCCCTATCCGGTTTTAGTCAATGGCCGGGTGATGTGGGTACAAGACGCGTACACAGCTACCGATCGTTTCCCATATTCTCAGAAGCTTGATGCTGCACGCGTCGACAGAGGCCCGGAAATTGTTACAGAACGACTCCCTCGGAACTCAGAGTTTAGGGTAATTCCAGACACCAATTACGTAAGAAACTCAATTAAGGTAGTTATAGACGCTTACGATGGGACGATAACATTGTATGTTGTTGATCCAAATGATCCTATAATACGTGCTTATCAAAAAGCGTTTCCTTCCTTATTTACGCCGCTTTCCGACGCACCTGCGCCTTTGAAAGAACACTTCCGTTACCCGGAGGAGTTGTTTAGGATTCAGTCAAACATGTTCCGCGTTTATCATGTAACTGATCCTCGAGTATTTTATAATCAAGAGGACAAGTGGCAAGTTCCCGAAAGGAGTATGCGCAACGTCCAATCACAGCAAAGGCTTCCTCTTGAGCCTTATTACAC